The Limanda limanda chromosome 13, fLimLim1.1, whole genome shotgun sequence genome has a window encoding:
- the LOC133018242 gene encoding nectin-4-like, protein MQCVRSLALLLLLVVKVHGDFVEPPQSHTSMRSLAESQTRLPCRYQPVEGEKVVQVTWYKELADGSKDQIITAHFSEGHTGFGRYSGRVKFESSSPTENSALLIPSTEESDEGIYICHISTSTHRHFERHITVTVLILPISTLDPVILKEGDSYRLAATCRAVGRPPPRLSWDSDLPGHSKKDIRQGGSVYSYFFLHPLRSMNGKKLDCLVWHPGLNGSHRISNLLEVQYPPDATITSVSGDWFVGLENAELVCDSGGNPKPQDFTWTRRGGALPDGVSLVGGKLIFGRTLRLNDSGVYECVAKNIAGVGKAEYSVTIAEFSQSKGFTNDQNLLLIVPGSLAAAAVVLVLIIAVLYHPHRNRKLERQLNKKTSRIPVNVNVIVQVKNSKRKQ, encoded by the exons ATGCAGTGTGTGAGGAGTCtcgctctgctcctcctgctcg TGGTGAAGGTGCACGGTGACTTTGTGGAGCCTCCTCAGTCCCACACCTCCATGCGCTCGCTGGCAGAGAGTCAGACCAGGCTTCCCTGCCGCTACCAGCCGGTGGAGGGGGAGAAGGTGGTGCAGGTCACCTGGTACAAGGAGCTCGCGGACGGCAGCAAGGACCAGATCATCACGGCCCACTTCTCTGAGGGCCACACAG GGTTCGGGCGTTACTCTGGTCGGGTGAAGTTCGAGAGCAGCAGCCCCACAGAGAACTCGGCTCTGCTCATCCCCAGCACAGAGGAGTCAGATGAGGGAATCTACATCTGCCacatctccacctccactcACAGACACTTTGAGAGGCACATCACTGTCACCGTCTTGA TTTTACCCATCTCCACCCTGGACCCTGTCATCCTGAAGGAGGGGGATTCTTACCGTTTGGCAGCAACTTGCCGAGCGGTGGGTCGCCCGCCCCCCCGTCTCTCCTGGGACTCCGACCTGCCGGGCCACTCCAAGAAAGACATTCGCCAGGGCGGCTCCGTGTACAGCTACTTCTTTCTGCACCCGCTGCGCAGCATGAACGGCAAAAAGCTGGACTGCTTGGTGTGGCACCCGGGTCTGAACGGGTCCCACAGGATCTCAAACCTCCTGGAAGTTCAAT aCCCCCCAGATGCCACCATCACCAGTGTCTCAGGAGACTGGTTTGTGGGTTTGGAGAACGCTGAGCTGGTGTGTGACAGCGGAGGAAACCCCAAACCTCAGGACTTCACCTGGACACG GAGGGGAGGAGCTCTGCCAGATGGCGTGTCCCTGGTTGGAGGAAAACTCATTTTCGGGCGGACCCTCCGCTTGAATGACAGCGGGGTCTACGAGTGTGTGGCCAAGAACATTGCAGGAGTCGGAAAAGCAGAGTATTCAGTGACAATAGCAG agtTTTCTCAGAGTAAGGGCTTCACCAATGACCAGAACCTCCTCCTGATCGTCCCCGGGTCCTTGGCCGCCGCTGCCGTGGTCTTGGTCCTGATCATTGCTGTCCTGTACCATCCCC
- the LOC133017956 gene encoding nectin-4-like, whose product MQCVRSLTLLLLLVVKVHSDFVEPPQPHTSMRSLAESQTRLPCHYQAVGGEKVVQVTWYKELADGSKDQIIKAHFSEGHTEFGRYSGRVKFESSSPTENSALLIPSTEESDEGIYICHISTFTHGNFERHITVTVLIVSFYSLDPVILKEGDSYRLVATCKAVGRPRPHLSWDTDLPGNSKKDIREGGSVSSFFFLHPLRSMNGKKLDCLVNPGLNGSRRISNLLEVQYPPDATITSVSGDWFVGLENAELVCDSGGNPKPQDFTWTRRGGALPDGVSVVGGKLVFGRTLRLNDSGVYECVAKNIAGVGKAEYSVTIAESSQRKGVPSHTLLIVLGAAAVLVLVLIIVVLLVNRHHRHRNRKLERQLTAKTKENEKNSRQRSLNVNVIVQPEDFALLRVDSQMSPPAGASHLHEQPVQAGRRVELDELGRQIVLHDGRESLRQTRMDGEEEEHKMMVQSFQLSCNKPLEITIYKASQSLPCRNSGFPVELDQYEQGCQDVSKRHTRNMSLEIIINGISWYSMGGKCNSLDMGKLGLCQGEPETNGDGRIDGGAQEEGGDVFEEQHVAEL is encoded by the exons TGGTGAAGGTGCACAGTGACTTTGTGGAGCCTCCTCAGCCCCACACCTCCATGCGCTCCCTGGCAGAGAGTCAGACCAGGCTTCCCTGCCACTACCAggcggtggggggggagaaggtGGTGCAGGTCACCTGGTACAAGGAGCTCGCGGACGGCAGCAAGGACCAGATCATCAAGGCCCACTTCTCTGAGGGCCACACAG AGTTCGGGCGTTACTCTGGTCGGGTGAAGTTCGAGAGCAGCAGCCCCACAGAGAACTCTGCTCTGCTCATCCCCAGCACAGAGGAGTCAGATGAGGGAATCTACATCTGCCACATCTCCACCTTCACTCACGGAAACTTTGAGAGGCACATCACTGTCACTGTCTTGA tTGTATCGTTCTACTCCCTGGACCCTGTCATCCTGAAGGAGGGGGATTCGTACCGTTTGGTGGCCACTTGCAAAGCAGTGGGTCGCCCGCGTCCCCATCTCTCCTGGGACACCGACCTGCCGGGCAATTCCAAGAAAGACATTCGCGAGGGCGGCTCAGTGTCCAGCTTCTTCTTTCTGCACCCGCTGCGCAGCATGAACGGCAAAAAGCTGGACTGCTTGGTGAACCCTGGTCTGAACGGGTCCCGCAGGATCTCAAACCTCCTGGAGGTTCAGT aCCCCCCAGATGCCACCATCACCAGTGTCTCAGGAGACTGGTTTGTGGGTTTGGAGAACGCTGAGCTGGTGTGTGACAGCGGAGGAAACCCCAAACCTCAGGACTTCACCTGGACACG GAGGGGAGGAGCTCTGCCAGATGGGGTGTCCGTGGTTGGAGGAAAACTCGTCTTCGGGCGGACCCTCCGCTTGAATGACAGCGGGGTCTACGAGTGTGTAGCCAAGAACATTGCAGGAGTAGGAAAAGCAGAGTATTCAGTGACAATAGCAG AGTCATCTCAGCGTAAGGGTGTCCCCTCCCACACCCTCCTGATCGTCCTCGGGGCCGCGGCCGTCCTGGTCTTGGTCCTGATCATTGTCGTTCTGCTCGTCAACCGCCATCATCGCCACAGAAACAGAAAGCTTGAGAGGCAGCTCACTGCGAAAAC gaaggaaaatgaaaaaaactccAGACAAAGGAGCCTGAACGTTAACGTCATAGTGCAG CCTGAAGATTTCGCCCTGCTCAGAGTCGACAGCCAAATGTCCCCG CCTGCAGGAGCATCCCATCTACATGAGCAGCCAGTACAGGCTGGGCGGAGAGTGGAGCTGGACGAGCTGGGACGTCAGATCGTCTTGCACGATGGCAGGGAGAGCCTGAGACAAACGAGGAtggacggagaggaggaggagcacaagATGATGGTGCAGTCGTTCCAGTTGAGCTGCAACAAGCCACTG GAGATAACCATCTACAAAGCCAGCCAGTCCCTGCCGTGCAGGAACTCGGGTTTTCCGGTAGAACTGGATCAGTACGAGCAGGGATGTCAGGACGTCTCGAAAAGACATACCAGAAACATGTCGCTG GAGATAATCATCAACGGAATCAGCTGGTACTCGATGGGCGGGAAGTGTAATTCTCTGGACATGGGGAAGCTGGGACTATGCCAGGGAGAGCCTGAGACAAACGGAGATGGACGGATTGATGGAGGAGCacaggaggagggtggagaCGTATTTGAAGAGCAGCATGTCGCTGAACTGTAA